A genome region from Leguminivora glycinivorella isolate SPB_JAAS2020 chromosome 13, LegGlyc_1.1, whole genome shotgun sequence includes the following:
- the LOC125232326 gene encoding transforming acidic coiled-coil-containing protein 3-like, whose amino-acid sequence MAQHAEPMDIDDEGVFDNKENTYQHSNVLPKTPSTEKGYEELDVSELNMKLSSSSSTAQTPEATTPTKDIPKHDGGSPIMRGLKSVLSMFRSSQSPIPPEEGDPKALQPISPADVPLPESKPTAVASTPKIDIPLPNDDDINDNFDENVCNDLQDIDALIASTSQNVLMAALNKSIVEAAPDVQHKQYEPQNNDIPCQTNLLPSDVPLTYKDEEDSVKSNIPHKAITAVIDPASSPVIDEPDTSITNVINDIVNIPIIDSAADIPGEETKTGNLKTDDASLPSVSPGVTPLAIIDDSTPNAKQHLEQQLENSTMKSETSTECAVVKSVDIDSVESEIIAVAIVNTMPDSAKPEEEHMEISFVEVPPYPNEKEVRDSKDNILLPHKPEGSNTTINLDSTHRAESTVGCEEKIDEEIILSESNSPFVSMSAEEEFGPGSKKDDFEEIENPFPTDSKVARSPPISPKIVSKGYNFNFDDIDNINPFATKTKIKMSPPPGASPNDSLNTDKLNKTEIIEPVKSEKNINRRKSMPERKKPLKAKRHLNSSVDSTEKASPKATPFKNDELKNPATIKIDQKQSELSQPELNQYDISTITHVKEEVNNEILSSEITTHEDNVSKEPPSLDHPKDVTSIASVISEVKTNLTQNNEAKVVEEVVKTSSDKSPANSDTSSSEQSTYLSTAASSTELTESKNVFNLPELDGSNPFATKSKIRQSPPKDFDMDNPFATKSKIKSSPETSLIVTKNVSNDTVTIDYEEDLKEVNCSVSSKTSDEKDVTVHEVHTEDEDTLEGPFLEADEGNEGNIPELPEDKVDVVDFDNMHQPDNDDAAEMFIDAEAFEFLMNQNKTDEVAYSGKESLFLKFDPLFARRVTSEGVAATLNDIKRKQITPKKAPRKVPPKEVELLSFEKPVASSSDLNGTYDAQSVIEERSDEMNVTVSKPMLAVTPAVNPVVTPRKSLTPNRSNRLSMTFTSPAMAVIDRLLSLSGNSPSAGLDATVTHVGRAHSETDQALTQLRELLAEKEIHVYNLRCETKELKDRLSTLETQMKSLEAEGAERLKKVNELNENLAEKTKMNRNMAAVVEEYERTIASLISETEQDKKRYAEERNQLIRDRDEQTAHLASMEVSFNDLHSKYEKSKQVILGYKTNEEAYKKSIEEFEGNLAKMHTNYEMLKQHATSKLNHANQELEKINKAHESEILKFNAMLKRKEVHITSLEESLAQKTKANEELTAICDELINKVG is encoded by the exons ATGGCTCAGCACGCGGAGCCGATGGATATAGACGACGAAGGCGTTTTTGATAATAAGGAGAACACATATCAACACAGCAATGTGCTCCCAAAGACTCCTTCCACTGAGAAAGGATATGAGGAGCTGGATGTCTCCGAGCTCAACATGAAACTGAG CTCATCTTCTTCTACGGCTCAAACTCCTGAAGCAACCACACCAACAAAAGACATACCGAAGCATGATGGTGGTTCCCCAATCATGAGAGGGCTGAAGTCTGTGTTAAGTATGTTTAGATCCTCACAGAGCCCCATACCACCTGAAGAAGGTGATCCCAAGGCATTACAGCCTATAAGTCCCGCTGATGTACCGCTACCAGAGTCTAAGCCTACAGCCGTTGCATCAACCCCGAAGA TTGACATTCCTTTACcaaatgatgatgatattaatGATAATTTTGATGAAAATGTTTGTAATGATTTGCAAGATATAGATGCACTTATTGCTAGCACCTCTCAAAATGTGCTGATGGCAGCCCTCAATAAATCTATTGTTGAGGCAGCCCCTGATGTCCAACATAAGCAATATGAACCACAAAATAATGATATCCCTTGTCAAACCAATTTATTACCTAGTGATGTTCCATTAACCTATAAAGATGAAGAAGATTCAGTAAAATCTAATATTCCGCACAAAGCTATTACTGCTGTTATTGATCCTGCATCGTCGCCAGTTATTGATGAACCTGATACTTCAATTACTAATGTTATTAATGACATAGTCAATATACCCATTATTGACTCAGCTGCTGACATACCTGGTGAAGAAACAAAAACTGGAAACTTAAAAACTGATGATGCCAGTCTGCCAAGTGTTTCTCCCGGTGTCACCCCACTAGCTATTATAGATGACAGCACTCCAAATGCTAAACAACATTTAGAACAACAGCTTGAAAACAGTACAATGAAAAGTGAAACAAGTACTGAATGTGCTGTTGTCAAATCAGTAGATATTGATAGTGTTGAAAGCGAAATAATTGCTGTTGCCATTGTAAACACAATGCCGGATTCAGCTAAACCAGAAGAAGAACACATGGAAATATCTTTTGTTGAAG TGCCACCTTATCCTAACGAAAAAGAGGTGCGCGACAGCAAGGACAATATCCTTCTTCCACATAAACCAGAAGGCTCTAACACTACAATTAATTTAGATTCTACTCACAGGGCTGAAAGTACCGTGGGATGTGAAGAAAAAATAGACGAAGAAATTATTTTATCAGAGAGCAATAGTCCATTTGTATCAATGTCAGCTGAAGAAGAATTTGGTCCTGGATCGAAAAAAGATGATTTTGAAGAGATTGAGAATCCATTTCCGACAGACTCGAAAGTGGCCCGGTCACCGCCGATATCTCCTAAAATTGTTTCTAAAGGATATAATTTTAACTTTGATGACATTGATAATATCAATCCTTTTGCTAccaaaactaaaattaaaatgtcaCCACCACCTGGTGCTTCTCCAAACGATTCACTTAATacagataagcttaacaaaACTGAAATCATTGAGCCTGTAAAGAGTGAAAAGAATATCAATAGAAGAAAATCGATGCCAGAAAGAAAGAAGCCTTTAAAAGCTAAGAGGCATTTGAATTCTAGTGTAGATAGTACAGAAAAGGCTTCACCAAAGGCAACCCCATTTAAAAACGATGAACTCAAAAACCCGGCTACAATTAAAATTGACCAGAAACAGTCAGAGTTAAGTCAACCAGAATTAAACCAATATGATATCAGCACCATTACTCATGTAAAGGAAGAGGTCAATAATGAAATTTTATCATCTGAAATCACGACGCAcgaagacaacgtttcaaaagaACCTCCAAGTTTAGACCATCCCAAAGATGTCACATCCATAGCAAGCGTGATATCAGAagttaaaacaaatttaacacaAAACAACGAAGCTAAAGTAGTTGAAGAAGTGGTTAAGACTTCCAGTGATAAATCACCAGCAAATTCTGATACATCTTCTTCAGAGCAATCTACATATTTGTCTACAGCCGCGTCATCTACCGAACTGACAGAATCGAAAAACGTATTCAATTTGCCTGAATTAGATGGTTCTAATCCATTTGCAACTAAATCAAAAATACGCCAGTCACCGCCGAAAGATTTCGATATGGATAATCCGTTTGCCACTAAAAGTAAAATTAAGTCCTCTCCAGAAACATCATTAATTGTAACCAAGAACGTTAGTAATGATACTGTCACTATAGATTACGAAGAGGACTTAAAAGAAGTGAATTGCAGTGTATCATCTAAGACAAGTGACGAAAAGGACGTCACAGTCCATGAGGTTCACACTGAAGATGAAGATACTCTAGAAGGACCCTTCCTCGAAGCCGACGAAGGCAATGAAGGAAACATACCCGAACTTCCCGAAGATAAAGTAGACGTAGTAGATTTTGATAATATGCATCAGCCAGATAACGATGATGCCGCGGAAATGTTTATAGACGCAGAAGCTTTTGAATTTTTGATGAACCAAAATAAAACTGATGAGGTAGCTTACAGCGGAAAAGAGAGCTTATTCCTCAAGTTTGATCCACTTTTTGCAAGAAGGGTTACGTCAGAAGGTGTGGCAGCTACTTTAAATGATATAAAAAGAAAGCAGATTACTCCTAAAAAAGCTCCGAGGAAGGTACCTCCTAAGGAAGTTGAACTTTTGTCATTTGAGAAGCCTGTCGCTAGTTCTTCAGATCTAAATGGTACATATGACGCACAAAGTGTAATCGAGGAAAGGTCCGATGAAATGAACGTCACAGTATCAAAGCCGATGTTGGCCGTCACGCCAGCTGTCAATCCGGTTGTAACGCCCAGAAAATCTTTAACACCTAATAGATCAAACAGGCTTTCCATGACGTTTACTTCACCAGCCATGGCTGTCATTGATAGGCTTCTTTCGCTAAGCGGAAATAGCCCGTCTGCAGGCCTAGATGCGACCGTTACACACGTAGGCAGAGCACACAGTGAGACAGACCAAGCTCTTACTCAACTTAGAGAACTGTTAGCTGAAAAGGAAATACACGTGTACAACTTGAGATGTGAAACTAAGGAACTGAAAGATAGATTATCAACTTTAGAAACTCAGATGAAATCTTTAGAAGCGGAAGGTGCGGAGAGATTAAAAAAAGTTAATGAATTAAATGAGAATCTGGCTGAAAAGACTAAAATGAACAGGAACATGGCGGCAGTGGTAGAAGAGTACGAACGGACCATCGCTAGTTTAATATCTGAAACTGAACAAGACAAGAAACGGTACGCTGAGGAACGCAACCAGCTTATTAGAGATAGGGACGAGCAGACGGCGCATCTGGCCAGCATGGAGGTCTCCTTCAACGACCTCCACAGCAAATACGAAAAGAGCAAACAAGTGATATTGGGTTATAAAACAAATGAGGAAGCATATAAAAAGTCTATAGAAGAATTCGAGGGGAATCTCGCCAAAATGCACACGAATTATGAGATGCTCAAACAGCACGCGACTTCGAAGCTTAATCACGCGAACCAGGAATTAGAGAAGATTAATAAAGCTCACGAGAGCGAAATTTTGAAATTCAACGCTATGCTGAAGCGTAAAGAGGTTCACATCACGTCACTGGAAGAAAGCCTCGCGCAGAAAACCAAAGCGAACGAGGAACTGACGGCCATATGCGACGAACTCATCAACAAAGTCGGTTGA
- the LOC125232579 gene encoding molybdopterin synthase sulfur carrier subunit: protein MEIEHAVNVKLLFFAQSKELAGTKESTILLPKKISYQQLLNTIAENFNLQAIKNNILLAKNEEVCDESLDIEINERDHIAVIPPLSGG from the coding sequence ATGGAAATTGAGCATGCTGTGAATGTGAAGCTCCTATTCTTTGCTCAATCCAAGGAACTGGCCGGTACCAAAGAATCCACCATCTTACTGCCAAAGAAGATCAGCTACCAACAGCTTCTGAATACCATTGCCGAGAATTTTAATCTCCAGGCTATAAAGAACAACATATTGCTGGCGAAGAACGAGGAAGTCTGTGATGAAAGTTTGGATATCGAGATCAATGAGAGGGATCACATCGCTGTGATACCGCCACTCAGTGGGGGCTAA